In bacterium, the following are encoded in one genomic region:
- a CDS encoding HNH endonuclease yields the protein MSGRVLVLNQSYEPLTVCSVQKAVILLFLEKAQIVVEKADRKIRSVSCAYPFPSVIRLNSYKRVPYKGIMLSRKNIIRRDGHRCQYCGRTGTQLTVDHIIPRARGGKDSWENLVTACLACNNKKGSRTPERAGFTLLSVPRRPSHVSFIRHSVARVDELWKPYLFMR from the coding sequence ATCAGCGGCCGCGTCCTGGTCCTCAACCAGAGTTACGAACCGCTCACCGTCTGCTCCGTGCAGAAAGCCGTCATCCTGCTTTTCCTGGAAAAAGCTCAGATCGTGGTGGAAAAAGCCGACCGGAAAATCCGCAGCGTAAGCTGTGCCTACCCCTTCCCCAGCGTTATCCGTCTCAACAGTTACAAGCGCGTCCCGTACAAGGGCATCATGCTCTCGCGGAAAAATATTATTCGTCGCGACGGACACCGCTGCCAGTACTGCGGCCGAACTGGTACGCAACTGACGGTGGACCATATCATTCCGCGTGCCCGCGGAGGCAAAGACAGCTGGGAAAATCTCGTGACCGCCTGCCTGGCCTGCAACAATAAGAAGGGAAGCCGCACGCCGGAACGCGCAGGCTTCACCCTGCTCAGTGTACCCCGCCGCCCGTCGCACGTCTCCTTCATCCGTCACTCCGTGGCACGCGTTGACGAACTGTGGAAGCCCTATCTCTTCATGCGCTGA
- the trpS gene encoding tryptophan--tRNA ligase, which yields MTDTAKKTILSGMRPTGKLHLGHWTGALENWVALQDEYNNYHLVADYHALTTNLDTTHLYQNTIDMVIDWLAGGIDPEKSPVFRQSQIKEHTELHLIFSMLITKNRLERNPSIKEQVRDLDIENIVYGHLGYPVLQAADILLYRGDLVPVGEDQLSHVEITREIARRFNAAWGEVFPEPQPKLTKFARLPGLDGKDKKMSKSMNNTILLSDDPDAVWQKLRKAPTDVQKVRRNDPGRPEVCLIYTYHEKFNPAETTEIHAGCTSGELGCVDCKKRCAAQIDAFLAPHREKRAALEAHPARVEEILVDGEARARSRARETMSAVRDAMKLG from the coding sequence ATGACTGACACCGCAAAGAAAACCATCCTCAGCGGCATGCGTCCCACTGGCAAGCTGCATCTCGGACACTGGACCGGCGCGCTCGAAAACTGGGTCGCCCTTCAGGATGAATACAACAACTATCACCTCGTGGCTGATTACCATGCGCTGACCACGAATCTCGATACCACGCATCTGTATCAGAACACGATCGACATGGTGATCGACTGGCTGGCAGGGGGAATCGACCCTGAGAAAAGCCCGGTCTTCAGGCAGTCCCAGATCAAGGAACACACCGAGCTGCACCTGATTTTTTCCATGCTGATCACGAAAAACAGGCTCGAGCGCAATCCCAGCATCAAGGAACAGGTGCGGGATCTCGACATCGAAAACATCGTGTACGGGCACCTCGGGTATCCCGTTCTCCAGGCGGCCGATATCCTGCTCTACCGCGGAGACCTGGTTCCTGTCGGTGAAGATCAGCTTTCGCATGTGGAAATCACACGAGAGATCGCCCGGCGCTTCAACGCAGCCTGGGGCGAAGTATTCCCCGAACCGCAGCCGAAGCTCACGAAGTTTGCACGTCTGCCGGGGCTCGATGGCAAGGACAAAAAAATGTCCAAGTCCATGAACAATACGATCCTTCTTTCCGACGACCCTGATGCCGTCTGGCAGAAGCTGCGCAAGGCGCCGACGGACGTGCAGAAAGTGCGCCGCAACGATCCCGGGCGTCCCGAAGTGTGCCTGATCTATACGTACCATGAGAAATTCAATCCCGCCGAAACCACGGAGATTCATGCAGGCTGCACCTCCGGTGAACTCGGCTGCGTGGACTGCAAGAAACGCTGTGCGGCGCAGATCGACGCCTTCCTCGCTCCGCACCGGGAAAAGCGCGCTGCGCTCGAAGCGCATCCTGCCCGCGTCGAGGAAATTCTCGTCGACGGGGAAGCACGTGCACGCAGCCGGGCCCGGGAAACGATGTCCGCCGTACGTGATGCAATGAAGCTGGGTTAG
- a CDS encoding segregation/condensation protein A: MGTFKVRIPDFEGPLDLLLFFIRRDELDIYNIPIAYITQEFLSYIRVMQMLDLELAGEFIVMAATLMQVKARMLLPRVPTEEGEDEIDPRAELTQRLLEYKRYKESAEQLQQLERDQRERYFRSLFKYDVKKAVVEEEEDALEDVTMYQLIKAFQHAMMNIPKKTVHEVRAIPWSIEEQGTWLMQRFGARPKYNFLEIMQEMKEKVQVVVTFIALLELIRAHRLRVELHGQFNDFEIIRTEDAEGSAPAPEEHAGQQ, from the coding sequence GTGGGCACGTTCAAAGTCAGAATACCCGATTTTGAGGGTCCCCTCGACCTTCTTCTGTTTTTTATCCGGCGCGATGAGCTCGACATATACAACATCCCCATCGCGTATATCACGCAGGAGTTCCTTTCCTACATCCGCGTGATGCAGATGCTCGACCTCGAGCTCGCGGGTGAATTCATCGTGATGGCGGCAACGCTGATGCAGGTCAAAGCCCGCATGCTTCTGCCTCGCGTCCCCACAGAGGAAGGGGAAGACGAGATCGACCCGCGCGCCGAACTCACCCAGCGCCTGCTCGAATACAAGCGGTACAAGGAATCTGCCGAGCAGCTGCAGCAGCTCGAGCGCGATCAACGCGAACGCTATTTCCGCAGCCTTTTCAAATACGATGTAAAAAAAGCCGTCGTCGAAGAAGAGGAAGACGCGCTCGAAGATGTGACCATGTACCAGCTCATCAAGGCGTTTCAGCACGCCATGATGAACATCCCGAAGAAAACCGTGCATGAGGTGCGCGCCATCCCCTGGTCCATCGAAGAACAGGGTACCTGGCTGATGCAGCGCTTCGGGGCGCGGCCGAAATACAATTTCCTCGAGATCATGCAGGAAATGAAAGAGAAGGTACAGGTTGTCGTCACCTTCATCGCGCTCCTGGAGCTCATACGCGCCCATCGGCTGCGCGTCGAGCTTCACGGACAGTTCAATGATTTTGAAATTATCAGGACAGAAGATGCGGAGGGCAGCGCCCCCGCTCCAGAGGAACATGCAGGACAGCAATAA
- the scpB gene encoding SMC-Scp complex subunit ScpB — protein sequence MQDSNKPIDEQNTPQAEETPKAEETPQAEETPKAEETPKAEESTDTAATTASDESDEDSTSDEGITDVDEATDADEATDVDEDSDAEGSAEEDEVFEDDPDFRAALEALIFASDEPLTFRQIKDIMAPESAVDKEEKEDAPGRRRRRKKSFTITRVKRAIDVLNGEYEETGRAFRIAEVAGGFVFQTTAAYGAWVGKLFAERSRRRLTQSALETLAIIAFRQPISKPAVEGIRGVNAEHVVKSLLERNLISIVGREDSPGRPLLYGTTKTFLKHFGLSSISDLPKPREIKDLLSTEDELVSNPIDEMDPEQAAELAQMSSQRLADVLREAAESRGNSVETASTAADTEATDSDEASALDSTTQVDDNAAVPVLTVQFDATADESSALDTGIEVGSDNENQETDAGRDTETSDEAETEETNEDDAVRDEDVAEDDAMNDEDNVTEDVAQVENPFDAEEPDEKEQE from the coding sequence ATGCAGGACAGCAATAAACCCATAGATGAACAGAACACCCCGCAGGCGGAGGAAACCCCGAAAGCGGAAGAAACCCCGCAGGCGGAGGAAACCCCGAAGGCGGAGGAAACCCCGAAGGCGGAAGAATCTACCGACACCGCGGCAACGACCGCGTCCGACGAATCGGATGAGGACTCTACCTCCGACGAGGGAATAACTGACGTGGACGAAGCAACGGACGCGGACGAAGCAACGGACGTGGACGAAGACTCCGATGCGGAAGGCTCCGCGGAGGAAGACGAAGTATTCGAGGACGATCCGGATTTCCGGGCGGCGCTGGAAGCGCTCATTTTTGCATCCGACGAGCCACTGACCTTCCGGCAGATCAAGGATATCATGGCGCCGGAAAGTGCCGTGGACAAAGAGGAAAAGGAAGATGCGCCCGGGAGACGCCGCCGCAGGAAAAAGAGTTTCACCATCACCCGCGTCAAGCGCGCCATCGACGTGCTGAATGGAGAATATGAAGAGACGGGACGCGCGTTCCGCATCGCGGAGGTCGCGGGAGGGTTCGTCTTTCAAACAACCGCGGCATATGGAGCCTGGGTTGGCAAGCTGTTCGCAGAGCGCTCCCGCCGCCGTCTGACGCAATCCGCACTCGAGACTCTCGCGATCATCGCGTTCCGTCAGCCGATCAGCAAACCCGCCGTTGAAGGAATCCGTGGCGTCAATGCGGAACACGTCGTCAAATCACTGCTGGAACGCAACCTGATTTCCATCGTGGGACGTGAAGACAGTCCGGGCCGCCCCCTGCTCTACGGCACAACGAAGACGTTTCTGAAACATTTCGGCCTGAGCAGCATCAGCGACCTTCCGAAACCGCGCGAGATCAAGGACCTCCTCTCGACGGAAGACGAACTCGTGAGCAACCCCATCGATGAAATGGATCCCGAACAGGCTGCCGAGCTGGCGCAGATGTCTTCACAGCGCCTCGCCGACGTCCTCCGCGAAGCGGCCGAGTCACGGGGCAATTCCGTGGAGACCGCAAGCACTGCCGCCGACACCGAGGCAACGGACAGTGATGAGGCGTCGGCTCTCGACAGCACGACGCAGGTAGACGACAACGCGGCAGTGCCAGTGCTTACCGTACAGTTCGACGCAACTGCTGATGAAAGCAGCGCCCTGGATACCGGCATTGAAGTTGGATCGGACAATGAGAATCAGGAGACTGACGCTGGACGCGATACCGAAACATCTGATGAAGCAGAAACAGAAGAAACGAACGAAGATGATGCCGTGCGGGATGAAGATGTGGCCGAAGATGATGCCATGAATGATGAGGACAATGTGACTGAGGATGTGGCGCAGGTGGAGAATCCATTCGACGCCGAAGAACCGGATGAAAAAGAGCAGGAATAA
- a CDS encoding rRNA pseudouridine synthase produces MRPAVEELRLNRYLSEAGVASRRKADDLIASGVVRVNGKVVTELGTKVNPQRDEVSVRGTPVYIQNQLFYLLLNKPKDCITTTSDDKGRRTVMDLVPPEHNVYPVGRLDRNTTGALLLTNDGDLANVLMHPRFHVAKAYMVETTDFVRPQDIEALRNGVKLEDGKTSPCEAELLDGPRGKIVALVLHEGRNRQVRRMFETLGYTVRKLDRMSYAGLTLEGIKRGAWRYLSENEVRALKNIAAKQKL; encoded by the coding sequence GTGCGGCCCGCAGTCGAAGAACTGCGGCTGAACAGGTATCTCTCCGAGGCAGGTGTCGCATCGCGACGCAAGGCCGACGACCTGATCGCGTCAGGAGTCGTGAGAGTCAACGGCAAAGTGGTGACCGAACTCGGAACAAAAGTGAATCCACAGCGCGATGAAGTCTCCGTGCGCGGCACCCCGGTATACATTCAGAATCAGCTTTTTTATCTTCTGCTCAACAAGCCGAAGGATTGCATCACCACGACCTCCGACGACAAGGGACGGCGCACGGTGATGGATCTCGTCCCTCCCGAGCATAACGTCTATCCAGTCGGCCGGCTTGATCGCAACACCACCGGCGCACTTCTGCTGACCAACGACGGAGACCTCGCCAATGTGCTGATGCATCCACGCTTCCATGTCGCCAAGGCATACATGGTGGAGACGACAGACTTTGTGCGACCCCAGGATATTGAGGCGCTGCGCAACGGTGTGAAGCTCGAAGACGGGAAGACGAGTCCCTGCGAAGCCGAGTTGCTGGATGGTCCGCGAGGAAAAATCGTGGCACTCGTACTGCATGAAGGAAGGAACCGGCAGGTGCGGCGGATGTTTGAAACTCTCGGATATACCGTGCGTAAACTTGACCGCATGTCCTATGCCGGACTCACACTAGAAGGAATTAAACGTGGCGCCTGGCGTTACCTCAGCGAGAATGAGGTCCGTGCCCTGAAGAATATCGCCGCGAAACAGAAGCTCTGA
- a CDS encoding ABC transporter permease has product MLTLVRYELLKTYRKLRTYIGFGLIAVLIPLAFWGMSFAGDDMINGMTRGLQQNFLFVGSLFNGWFVSNIVMNALFVHVPFLILLVAGDIFAGEATSGTYRILLTRPPSRNRIFGVKAISAALYTYSLVYFLGMLSVGLGLIFFGHGDMIMILEEGITILPAAELWWRFIFAYALAGYAMSVVAALGMLFSTFVENAIGPIVGSFAIIILFFILGNLPFEFFENLRPWLFTTYTDVWRRAFGNPIDFTAIVKDLLALSAFLAVFLTAAWVIFRRKDILS; this is encoded by the coding sequence ATGCTCACTCTCGTTCGATACGAACTGCTGAAGACCTACCGGAAGCTCCGGACGTATATCGGGTTCGGCCTCATCGCCGTACTGATACCTCTGGCATTCTGGGGAATGTCGTTCGCGGGCGACGACATGATCAACGGGATGACGCGAGGACTGCAGCAGAACTTCCTCTTTGTCGGTTCGCTGTTCAACGGCTGGTTCGTTTCGAACATCGTCATGAACGCGCTCTTCGTGCACGTTCCCTTCCTCATCCTGCTCGTGGCCGGGGACATTTTCGCCGGGGAAGCGACAAGCGGAACATATCGTATTCTCCTTACGCGTCCGCCCTCCAGGAATCGCATCTTCGGTGTCAAAGCCATCAGTGCCGCGCTGTACACATATTCGCTGGTGTATTTTCTCGGGATGCTGAGTGTGGGACTCGGACTGATCTTCTTCGGGCACGGCGACATGATCATGATACTCGAAGAAGGCATTACCATTCTCCCTGCCGCGGAGCTCTGGTGGCGTTTCATCTTCGCCTACGCTCTCGCGGGATATGCGATGTCCGTCGTCGCCGCTCTGGGAATGCTGTTCAGCACCTTCGTCGAGAATGCCATTGGTCCCATCGTCGGCTCCTTCGCCATCATCATCCTGTTTTTCATTCTCGGGAATCTCCCCTTCGAGTTCTTCGAGAATCTCAGGCCCTGGCTGTTTACGACCTACACCGATGTCTGGCGTCGCGCATTCGGCAATCCCATCGATTTCACCGCTATCGTGAAAGATCTGCTGGCACTATCCGCCTTCCTTGCCGTGTTTCTCACAGCCGCCTGGGTGATTTTCCGGCGTAAGGACATACTCTCCTGA
- a CDS encoding outer membrane lipoprotein-sorting protein codes for MTICKRTAVLSFLLLTFMTQVSQAQGEAVALLERVQTIFSRVNDYQVDIRATVNMKRLNVPDMEATLYYKKPNNVHIESDGFAMLPRDAVGFDPLRFEKDMYDAVIQGTEKIGGVTCTKLKLLARSDTIRLQRITLYVDTKRDIVLRLDADPDGGAAAQASFTYTHVDGKYWMPERIDISMPSPMNFRRPGAKKKKDDGDSKATVTVRYSNYVINKGIPDSRFK; via the coding sequence ATGACGATATGTAAACGCACCGCGGTTCTGTCATTCCTCCTGCTCACTTTCATGACGCAGGTCAGTCAGGCGCAGGGAGAAGCCGTCGCGCTGCTCGAACGCGTGCAGACGATATTCTCGCGCGTGAACGATTACCAGGTGGATATCAGGGCTACCGTCAACATGAAAAGGCTCAACGTCCCTGACATGGAGGCCACGCTGTACTACAAGAAACCGAACAACGTGCATATCGAAAGTGACGGCTTCGCCATGCTCCCGCGAGACGCGGTGGGCTTCGATCCACTCCGTTTCGAGAAGGACATGTACGACGCGGTCATACAGGGCACGGAAAAAATTGGCGGTGTCACCTGCACGAAGCTCAAACTGCTGGCACGAAGCGATACCATCCGGCTGCAGCGCATAACACTGTATGTGGACACAAAGCGAGATATCGTGCTGCGCCTTGATGCTGATCCCGACGGGGGTGCCGCCGCGCAGGCATCCTTCACATACACACACGTTGATGGGAAGTACTGGATGCCTGAACGTATCGATATTTCGATGCCCTCCCCGATGAACTTCCGCCGTCCCGGTGCAAAGAAAAAGAAAGACGACGGCGACAGCAAGGCCACGGTCACCGTCCGTTACAGCAACTACGTCATCAACAAGGGCATCCCCGACTCCCGCTTCAAGTAA